The nucleotide window TGATGATCGACTGGCCCCAGCCGCGATGGCAGCATTCCAGCGCCTGACGCATCACCGTGGTGTTGCCGGTGCAGTCGAAGGAATAATCGACCCCGCCGCCGGTCAGATCGGTGATCGCCTGCACCACCTTGTCGGCGCCAATCTCCTTGGGGTTGATGAAATGGGTCATGCCGAAGGCCTCGGCCATCGGCCGCTTCGACGGGTTGATGTCGATGCCGATGATCTTGTCGGCGCCGACCATGCGCGCGCCCTGGATGACGTTCAGGCCGATGCCACCCAGCCCGAACACCGCGACGTCGGCACCGGCTTCGACCTTGGCCGTATAGATCACGGCGCCAATGCCGGTGGTGACGCCACAGCCGATATAGCAGACCTTGTCGAAGGGCGCGTCCTCGCGGATCTTCGCCACCGCGATCTCGGGCATGACCGTGAAGTTCGAGAAGGTCGAGCAGCCCATGTAATGGTGGATCGGCTGGCCCTTCAGCGAGAATCGGCTGGTGCCGTCGGGCATCAGCCCCTTGCCCTGGGTCGCGCGGATCGCCGTGCACAGGTTGGATTTCTGCGACAGGCAGGTCTTGCACTGGCGGCATTCCGGCGTGTAGAGCGGAATGACATGATCGCCGGGCTTCACCGAGGTGACGCCGGCGCCGACCTCGCGCACGATGCCGGCGCCCTCATGCCCCAGAATACTGGGAAACACGCCCTCGCTGTCCTTGCCCGACAGGGTATAGGCATCGGTGTGACAGATGCCGGTGGCCATGATCTCGACCAGAACTTCGCCGGCTTTGGGGCCTTCCAGGTCGAGCTCGACGATTTCGAGCGGCGTGTTGGGCGCGAAGGCGACGGCGGCGCGGGTCTTCATCGGGTCTCTCCTGACTGGGCGGCCGGCCATCGAGGATCCGCGATCGGCCGGTCCGGTCTCACATTCTGAATTCGACCGCGTCGAACCGCCAGTATTCATGATCGATCTCGATCACGGCGCCGGCGCCGTCGGTCTTGATCCGGCGGATATAGACCCCCGGCGCGCCGGGGGCCAGCCCCAGGATGTCCAGCACATCACCCGCCAACCGCACCGGGCGGACCAGCAGATGTTTCTGCACCGGAGTGATGCCGAATTCGGTCATCCACAACTCGGTGGTCGGGCGGTCCTGCCAGTCGGTGGTGGCGTCCGGGCCAGCACGCCAGGTATCGGCACGCCCGGCATCGGCGGCACCCGCACCGGCGGGGCCGAGCCGGGGGGCGTAGAAGGTTTCCTCGACATACACCCGCACGCCGTCGAGCGCCCCCCAGGCCAGGGTGCGCAACGCCATGGAGCCGGCGACCAGCCCCATCATCCGGGCCTCGGGGCCGGGCAGCGGCACCATACCATGATCGAGCGACGCCCAGCTCGGCACCCGGCCCTGATCGCGGGCGGCGCGGGCGAAATTGACATGGGCGCCCGGATCGAAGGCGAGCCGTGGCGGGGTGGCGAACCAGCCGCGCCGATCCAGCCGCATCACCAGCCCCTCGCCTTCCAGCGACATCAACGCATGGCGCACCAGATTGCGGTCCAGCACCAGCAACCGCGCGAGATCCCGTTCCGAGGGCAGCTTGTCCCCCGGCTTCCAGCGGCCATCATCCAGCCCGTCGAGCAGATAGGTCTTGGCCTTCAGATAGGCAGGGTCGCGTGTGGTCATCGGGCGGTCCTGCGGTTGATCGGTCGTCAGAGGCTAGCAGCCAAG belongs to Tistrella bauzanensis and includes:
- a CDS encoding GntR family transcriptional regulator, which translates into the protein MTTRDPAYLKAKTYLLDGLDDGRWKPGDKLPSERDLARLLVLDRNLVRHALMSLEGEGLVMRLDRRGWFATPPRLAFDPGAHVNFARAARDQGRVPSWASLDHGMVPLPGPEARMMGLVAGSMALRTLAWGALDGVRVYVEETFYAPRLGPAGAGAADAGRADTWRAGPDATTDWQDRPTTELWMTEFGITPVQKHLLVRPVRLAGDVLDILGLAPGAPGVYIRRIKTDGAGAVIEIDHEYWRFDAVEFRM
- a CDS encoding S-(hydroxymethyl)glutathione dehydrogenase/class III alcohol dehydrogenase, giving the protein MKTRAAVAFAPNTPLEIVELDLEGPKAGEVLVEIMATGICHTDAYTLSGKDSEGVFPSILGHEGAGIVREVGAGVTSVKPGDHVIPLYTPECRQCKTCLSQKSNLCTAIRATQGKGLMPDGTSRFSLKGQPIHHYMGCSTFSNFTVMPEIAVAKIREDAPFDKVCYIGCGVTTGIGAVIYTAKVEAGADVAVFGLGGIGLNVIQGARMVGADKIIGIDINPSKRPMAEAFGMTHFINPKEIGADKVVQAITDLTGGGVDYSFDCTGNTTVMRQALECCHRGWGQSIIIGVAEAGQEISTRPFQLVTGRVWRGSAFGGARGRTDVPKIVDWYMDGKINIDDLITDVMPLEQINNGFDLMHEGKSIRSVVVY